Proteins from a genomic interval of Sphingobacterium sp. SYP-B4668:
- a CDS encoding serine hydrolase, with protein sequence MTRLYPLLTFVLLLTLIQRSTAQDIEEHTIDALVAKTLKTFNVPGVALGIVKDGKVVLKKGYGVTSIHTKQPVNTQTNFGIASNSKAFTATALAILIDQKKLQWDDRVQQYIPEFKLYDPYVSSHFTIRDLLTHRSGLGLGAGDLMIWPDSNDFTPKDIIHNIQYLKPVSGFRAKYDYDNLLYIVAGVVIERASGQTWAQFISEHILTPLQMERSAPNWHLLKSSENIIDPHVPIDGQLHVVHKYDGTTVDAAGGIYSNVDDLIKWVSLHLENGTIAGRQIVSKQQMDELKKPQTLMPVYTTPPYNSLFRAYGLGFRLTDVAGKLEVSHTGGLEGMVTQIVMIPQLQLGIIVLTNQQEGAAFMAISNTIKDFYLGIPPQDWVAKYQSENESSTTEADKITSDVWQTISNQSKKNRLLANIWEGKFVDNWLGEVKIFRSNGKLRFQSKRSPQLTGQLFFYKDDTFVIKWDNRYFQADAFVNFKVYQDKVSGFTMKAISPLTDFSYDFHDLEFKKIN encoded by the coding sequence ATGACCAGACTATATCCATTGTTGACATTCGTACTACTCCTCACCTTAATTCAACGAAGTACTGCCCAAGACATCGAAGAGCACACAATAGATGCACTAGTTGCAAAAACATTAAAAACCTTCAACGTACCTGGTGTTGCATTAGGCATTGTAAAAGACGGAAAGGTAGTCCTAAAAAAAGGATATGGTGTGACCAGCATCCATACCAAGCAACCTGTCAATACACAGACAAATTTTGGAATTGCTTCCAATTCAAAAGCATTCACGGCAACTGCCCTCGCCATCCTCATTGACCAAAAGAAGCTGCAATGGGATGATCGAGTACAACAGTATATCCCAGAGTTCAAACTGTACGACCCCTACGTGAGCTCACACTTTACAATCCGTGATTTGCTTACACATCGCAGCGGACTAGGATTGGGTGCAGGAGATTTGATGATTTGGCCTGATAGTAATGATTTCACTCCTAAAGACATTATTCATAACATCCAGTACCTCAAACCTGTCTCCGGCTTCAGGGCAAAATATGATTATGACAACCTGTTATACATTGTTGCAGGTGTAGTCATTGAACGTGCATCTGGGCAAACTTGGGCGCAATTCATCTCTGAACATATTTTGACCCCACTCCAGATGGAGCGTTCCGCACCAAATTGGCACTTACTGAAGAGCTCTGAAAATATAATCGATCCGCATGTACCTATTGATGGCCAACTACACGTGGTACACAAATATGACGGCACTACGGTGGACGCCGCAGGTGGTATCTATTCCAATGTAGATGACCTCATCAAATGGGTGTCCCTACACTTGGAAAATGGGACCATAGCCGGTCGTCAAATTGTATCCAAACAACAGATGGATGAATTGAAAAAACCACAAACTTTGATGCCCGTCTATACCACCCCACCATATAACTCCCTCTTTAGGGCGTATGGATTGGGATTCAGACTCACCGATGTCGCGGGTAAATTGGAGGTATCGCATACCGGAGGTTTAGAGGGTATGGTGACACAGATTGTGATGATTCCACAGCTTCAATTAGGTATCATTGTACTAACCAATCAACAGGAGGGCGCGGCTTTCATGGCCATATCCAACACGATAAAGGATTTTTACCTCGGGATACCTCCGCAAGACTGGGTTGCCAAATACCAATCCGAAAACGAATCGTCAACTACAGAAGCTGACAAAATCACAAGTGATGTCTGGCAAACGATAAGCAATCAAAGCAAAAAAAATAGACTTTTAGCAAACATATGGGAAGGAAAATTTGTTGATAATTGGCTGGGAGAGGTGAAGATCTTTCGCAGTAACGGGAAACTGAGATTCCAATCCAAGCGATCGCCACAGTTAACAGGGCAGCTCTTTTTCTATAAAGATGATACGTTTGTCATAAAATGGGACAATCGTTATTTTCAAGCAGATGCTTTTGTTAACTTTAAGGTATATCAAGATAAGGTTAGTGGGTTCACAATGAAAGCAATATCTCCATTGACAGACTTCAGCTATGATTTCCACGACCTAGAATTTAAGAAAATAAATTGA
- a CDS encoding HAD-IA family hydrolase, protein MKHYRNLLFDLDGTLSDPAEGITKSIAYSLAHFGIQVDDLHSLEPLIGPPIKQTLLEKYHFTEDQADIGVLKYRERFAEKGLYENILYDGIKDLLATAKKNGYRLYLATSKPTVFAEQILDYFSIRGYFDFVGGSALDDSRPTKTHVIQHVLAENNIHDTTHTLMIGDRKYDVIGGQNTGMDTMGVLYGFGNRQELEVAGATYTIESVAALNQFLTANRHSA, encoded by the coding sequence ATGAAGCACTATCGAAATTTATTGTTCGACCTAGATGGTACCTTATCTGACCCTGCGGAAGGTATCACCAAATCAATAGCTTATTCTTTAGCACATTTTGGAATCCAAGTCGATGATTTACATAGCTTGGAACCGCTTATAGGCCCTCCTATCAAACAAACACTATTGGAAAAATATCATTTCACTGAAGACCAGGCTGATATAGGGGTATTGAAGTATAGGGAACGCTTCGCGGAGAAAGGACTATATGAAAATATACTTTATGATGGTATCAAAGACTTACTAGCCACTGCCAAGAAAAATGGATACCGGTTATATTTGGCGACTTCAAAACCGACTGTATTTGCCGAACAGATACTTGACTATTTTAGTATTCGCGGTTATTTTGACTTTGTGGGAGGCAGCGCACTTGACGATTCCAGACCGACCAAAACACATGTCATCCAACACGTATTGGCCGAAAACAACATCCATGACACGACACATACGCTGATGATTGGCGACCGTAAATACGATGTCATTGGTGGGCAAAATACAGGGATGGACACGATGGGTGTATTGTACGGGTTTGGAAATCGCCAAGAGTTGGAGGTAGCCGGAGCGACATACACCATCGAGAGCGTAGCAGCACTCAATCAGTTCTTAACCGCTAATCGCCATTCAGCATGA
- a CDS encoding mechanosensitive ion channel family protein, whose translation MENNNKRGGWPITFIVKSTLWVGLIVSFPVMEDAYKKSTYLSQMGYALNTFLTASILLSVGRFILIALYNRRSAQHSVRGNFVLGINRVTVVLNAVFGIISLMIAFGINPKDFVTSMTIVAMAIAVTFREYITNMISGLILMFSDQFSVGDRIKVGEYNGKIVDITLANIVVKNDDDDIVLIPNNAAFTEKVVNKSVHQSNKLTVRFELPLQSAVFLEQLEADLKKLLKNHPEVSWNNEVMLKVIDIGKDYVKYKIEFIAINSTNKLHRQLENEVLVEVLKYQRNRV comes from the coding sequence ATGGAAAATAACAACAAACGAGGCGGATGGCCTATTACTTTTATTGTTAAGAGCACATTATGGGTAGGGCTTATCGTTTCCTTTCCGGTGATGGAAGATGCATATAAGAAGAGTACATATCTTTCGCAAATGGGCTATGCATTGAACACTTTCCTAACGGCTAGCATTTTATTGTCGGTCGGACGTTTCATATTGATTGCCCTGTATAATCGCCGCAGTGCGCAGCACAGTGTGCGCGGGAATTTTGTATTGGGGATCAATAGGGTTACGGTTGTCTTGAATGCAGTCTTTGGCATTATCTCCCTTATGATAGCCTTTGGTATTAATCCTAAGGATTTTGTGACGAGCATGACCATTGTTGCTATGGCCATAGCGGTTACATTCCGAGAATATATTACCAATATGATCAGTGGATTGATTTTAATGTTTTCCGATCAATTTTCAGTAGGAGATCGCATCAAGGTGGGCGAGTACAACGGTAAGATTGTCGATATTACCCTCGCCAATATTGTAGTCAAAAATGATGATGATGATATCGTGTTGATTCCTAATAATGCGGCTTTCACCGAAAAAGTCGTGAATAAATCTGTACATCAGTCCAACAAGTTGACGGTTAGGTTTGAGCTGCCATTGCAGTCTGCCGTATTTTTGGAGCAATTGGAGGCCGACCTCAAAAAACTTCTTAAAAACCACCCTGAGGTCAGCTGGAACAATGAGGTGATGCTAAAAGTAATTGATATAGGCAAAGACTACGTCAAGTACAAAATAGAATTCATTGCCATCAATAGCACGAATAAGCTTCACCGTCAATTGGAAAATGAGGTATTGGTAGAAGTCTTAAAATATCAACGGAATCGGGTTTAA
- the coaA gene encoding type I pantothenate kinase, whose product MTELATFNSPFQLLSREEWKQLNGHFSHNISDSDIQYLRALNEPLTMEEIEDIYFPLAHLLHIHIQHAKTLHQSTNSFFLTNNKKLPFIIGIAGSVAVGKSTTARVLQKVLSLLPDKPKVDLVTTDGFLYPNDTLLERGIMNRKGFPESYDAKGLLTFLADVKSGKANIEAPLYSHLVYDVLGEKIVIDAPDILIVEGINVLQVNSQRTGVFVSDFFDYSIYVDAKEKDIMAWYIDRFESLRATAFQDPKSYFHKFAGMDKDESKQMATDIWNEINRPNLIENILPTRYRADLILEKGDHHFVGKIKIRKI is encoded by the coding sequence ATGACAGAATTAGCAACTTTCAATAGCCCATTTCAATTGCTTTCAAGAGAAGAATGGAAGCAATTAAACGGTCATTTTTCGCATAATATCTCGGATAGTGATATCCAATACTTACGTGCGCTGAACGAACCGCTTACCATGGAAGAGATAGAAGACATCTACTTTCCATTGGCGCATCTTTTGCATATCCATATACAACACGCTAAGACTCTGCATCAAAGTACAAATAGTTTTTTCTTGACCAACAATAAGAAACTACCATTTATCATTGGTATAGCTGGATCAGTGGCGGTAGGCAAAAGCACTACCGCTCGTGTCCTTCAGAAAGTACTATCCCTACTTCCTGATAAACCAAAGGTGGATTTGGTGACTACAGATGGCTTTCTCTATCCCAACGACACCCTTTTAGAACGGGGTATCATGAATAGAAAAGGATTCCCTGAAAGCTATGATGCAAAAGGTTTATTAACGTTTCTAGCAGATGTAAAATCTGGAAAGGCCAATATAGAAGCCCCATTGTATTCGCATTTGGTATACGATGTCTTGGGTGAAAAGATTGTCATTGATGCACCAGATATCTTGATAGTTGAAGGCATCAATGTACTTCAGGTCAATTCGCAACGTACTGGAGTATTCGTATCTGATTTTTTCGATTATTCCATCTATGTGGATGCCAAAGAGAAGGATATCATGGCCTGGTATATAGACCGCTTCGAATCACTTAGAGCCACAGCTTTCCAAGACCCCAAATCATACTTCCACAAGTTTGCGGGAATGGATAAGGACGAAAGTAAGCAGATGGCCACAGATATCTGGAACGAAATCAATCGGCCCAATTTGATTGAAAACATCCTCCCTACTCGCTATCGCGCAGACTTAATCTTAGAAAAAGGAGATCACCACTTTGTTGGCAAGATTAAGATTCGAAAGATTTAA
- a CDS encoding OsmC family protein gives MNNEVTVVIEQIKYTTTITTQNHTVIADEPKELGGQDEGLTPTQLLLSSLGACKVMTARMYADQKKWSLEKVTVHLSSEVQKSEQQQATYVKCHVSFDGDLDDEQKKRLLTIIDKCPIHKILSNPIIIDSNLL, from the coding sequence ATGAACAATGAAGTCACCGTAGTAATCGAACAAATCAAGTACACGACTACCATCACAACCCAAAATCATACGGTCATTGCAGATGAACCTAAGGAACTTGGGGGACAGGATGAGGGGCTTACCCCCACACAGTTATTGCTATCGTCGCTAGGAGCCTGCAAAGTAATGACAGCCAGAATGTATGCTGATCAAAAAAAGTGGTCTCTTGAAAAAGTGACTGTACACCTATCATCTGAAGTGCAAAAAAGCGAACAACAACAAGCGACCTATGTCAAATGCCACGTATCCTTCGATGGCGATTTGGATGATGAACAGAAGAAACGTCTTTTGACAATTATTGACAAGTGCCCTATCCACAAAATATTATCCAATCCCATCATTATCGATAGCAATCTCCTTTAA
- a CDS encoding methylglyoxal synthase, with protein MKKTIALIAHDGKKAEMVGFVKDHIESLRRAHLVATGTTGSYIQQTGLPVELKLSGPKGGDAQIAAMAAEGLVNGIIFFRDPLGKHPHEPDIQMLMRICDLYNVPLATNPATGSLIIEGLLEDDN; from the coding sequence ATGAAAAAAACAATTGCATTAATTGCCCACGATGGAAAAAAGGCAGAAATGGTCGGATTTGTCAAGGACCACATTGAGTCCTTGAGACGAGCCCATTTGGTGGCAACAGGGACTACTGGATCGTATATCCAACAAACTGGCCTTCCTGTGGAGCTCAAATTGAGTGGACCCAAAGGCGGGGATGCACAGATTGCTGCTATGGCAGCGGAGGGTCTTGTCAATGGCATTATCTTTTTCAGAGATCCCCTTGGCAAACATCCACACGAACCCGACATACAAATGTTGATGCGGATCTGCGACCTATACAATGTACCATTGGCCACCAATCCAGCGACTGGAAGCCTTATCATAGAAGGACTTCTTGAAGACGACAACTAA
- a CDS encoding nucleoside recognition domain-containing protein, whose translation MALNYVWIAFFVIAFIVALCKLIFLGDTEIFSQVINGMFDSAKTGAEISLGLIGMMTFWLGIMKVGEQAGMIRVFAKGVNPFFSKLFPGVPKNHPANGSIIMNFSANMLGLDNAATPVGLKAMKELQELNPDKDTATNAQIMFLVLNTAGIALIPTSVMALRLSNGAANPADIFIPSLIGTFISFIAGMIAVAIFQKINLFKLPILIFLGIFVGLMAALYFGLNGLPPEQIEKITGLIGGLLIFSIIILFIGYAAIKKINVYDAFIEGAKEGFKTSVMIIPFLIAILVAISAFRTTGCMDYIVNGIGSAFAAMGFDTRFVPALPVGLMKTLSGGGARGLMVDVMTTYGADSFQGRLASVIQGSSETTFYVLAVYFGSVGIKNTRHALTCGLIADLVGLVAAIILAYIFFG comes from the coding sequence ATGGCCCTAAACTACGTCTGGATTGCTTTCTTCGTAATCGCTTTTATCGTTGCACTCTGCAAACTAATCTTCTTAGGTGATACTGAAATATTCTCACAAGTAATCAATGGTATGTTTGACAGCGCAAAGACAGGTGCAGAGATTTCCTTAGGATTGATTGGTATGATGACATTTTGGTTGGGCATCATGAAAGTAGGTGAACAAGCAGGAATGATTCGTGTATTTGCCAAAGGCGTAAATCCATTTTTCAGCAAATTATTTCCTGGAGTACCTAAAAACCACCCTGCAAATGGCTCTATCATCATGAATTTTTCAGCAAATATGTTGGGATTAGACAATGCAGCGACTCCCGTAGGGCTGAAAGCCATGAAGGAACTTCAGGAGCTCAATCCTGATAAAGATACGGCAACGAATGCACAGATTATGTTCTTGGTCCTCAATACTGCTGGAATAGCGCTCATTCCTACCTCTGTCATGGCTTTACGCCTTTCAAATGGCGCTGCCAACCCCGCAGATATCTTCATTCCTTCACTAATCGGTACTTTTATTTCATTCATCGCAGGTATGATTGCTGTCGCAATTTTTCAAAAAATCAATCTCTTCAAACTTCCCATTTTAATATTCTTGGGGATTTTTGTCGGATTGATGGCCGCATTGTATTTCGGACTAAATGGGTTACCTCCAGAGCAAATTGAAAAAATCACGGGATTAATCGGCGGGTTGCTTATATTCTCTATCATTATTCTCTTTATCGGATATGCAGCCATAAAAAAAATCAATGTTTATGATGCTTTTATTGAAGGGGCGAAAGAGGGGTTTAAGACTTCTGTCATGATTATCCCTTTCCTTATCGCCATCTTAGTGGCCATCTCTGCATTTCGCACCACGGGCTGCATGGACTATATTGTGAATGGGATAGGTTCTGCATTTGCAGCAATGGGATTTGACACGCGTTTTGTACCGGCCCTTCCTGTAGGCTTGATGAAAACCCTTAGTGGTGGTGGCGCGAGAGGACTAATGGTGGATGTCATGACGACCTATGGGGCCGACTCGTTCCAAGGAAGGTTGGCAAGCGTGATTCAAGGATCTTCGGAGACGACATTTTATGTGCTAGCGGTATACTTTGGTTCGGTAGGAATCAAAAACACAAGACACGCACTGACTTGCGGTTTAATCGCTGACCTTGTCGGATTGGTTGCGGCAATCATTTTGGCCTATATTTTCTTTGGTTAA
- a CDS encoding patatin-like phospholipase family protein, whose translation MKRILSIDGGGIRGIIPGLLMVHLEDKLKAGTNDPNVHISDFFDFFAGTSTGGILTALILCPSEENPNKPRFSTREALNIYLDHGPEIFSTTRWRRFLSQFGLLSELYDETTFEKVLMDYFGDIKLSQLIKPCIITAYNIELRKNHFFRQQKAISHGESRDFFVRDVCRATAAAPTYFSVAEIFSLANIRYPLVDGGVFAQNPSISALLEVLKTFNTFKITDISILSLGTGAARNAYNYEDFKKKWAISIGPALVDIMTSSSSESIDYFLRQLFKSVHHLENYTRIEPNNLLSVESSLDAATKSNIQKLESLADRMISENEDIIDKLVVELIEDRNSRNRKSNWNFLKKRD comes from the coding sequence ATGAAGCGAATTCTTTCGATAGATGGAGGGGGAATCCGAGGAATAATACCGGGTTTATTAATGGTCCACCTCGAAGACAAATTAAAAGCTGGGACTAATGACCCTAACGTGCATATTTCTGATTTTTTCGATTTTTTTGCAGGAACAAGCACAGGTGGGATATTGACAGCCCTGATTCTCTGTCCTAGCGAAGAAAACCCCAACAAGCCTCGTTTCAGCACGCGCGAAGCGCTTAACATTTATCTAGATCATGGTCCAGAAATTTTTTCGACCACACGATGGAGGCGTTTTCTAAGTCAATTCGGTCTGTTGAGTGAGCTCTACGATGAAACCACATTTGAAAAAGTGTTGATGGATTATTTCGGAGATATTAAACTTAGTCAATTGATTAAGCCTTGTATCATTACAGCCTACAATATCGAATTACGTAAGAATCACTTCTTCCGTCAACAAAAGGCAATTAGTCATGGTGAATCACGAGACTTTTTTGTGAGAGATGTATGTAGAGCTACTGCCGCTGCGCCAACATATTTTTCGGTTGCTGAAATATTCTCGCTCGCCAATATTCGCTATCCGCTTGTGGATGGAGGGGTATTCGCCCAAAATCCTTCGATATCTGCACTATTAGAAGTACTTAAGACCTTTAATACGTTCAAGATTACAGATATATCCATCCTTTCATTGGGCACTGGAGCTGCCAGAAATGCTTATAATTATGAAGACTTCAAAAAGAAATGGGCCATATCTATCGGTCCCGCTTTGGTGGACATCATGACGAGCAGCTCATCCGAAAGCATAGATTATTTTCTTCGCCAACTTTTTAAGTCGGTACATCATTTGGAAAACTATACCCGAATTGAACCTAATAATTTACTTTCTGTAGAATCATCCCTTGATGCAGCCACAAAAAGCAATATCCAAAAATTGGAGTCTTTGGCTGACAGAATGATCAGCGAAAATGAGGATATTATCGACAAGCTGGTTGTTGAGCTGATCGAGGACCGTAATTCCAGAAACCGAAAATCAAATTGGAATTTTTTAAAAAAAAGAGATTAA